The stretch of DNA ATAAAAAGCAAGTCACCTCCAACATTCAAACTACCTCATACACACAGTTTGTTCTCAGTGAGCCATTTTATTGGTGCGTTGGTGCCTTGCTTTGTGGGCCCCTAAATAAAAGTGATTGACATGTTGAACATGAAACCTGAGATGTTGACATCTATCTTAGCAACAGAGCAAAACTCATAACTACTGACCTCCATCAACCCACAGAACACTGGTGATTTGGTGGGAAATGAACAAATGTTTGCTCAACAGTATGAAAAGTGAAAGGTATCCAATCCAGTGTTATTATAGACATTTTAACGTTGGAGTCTGTTGATGTCTTGACCATGTGACGTACACACTGAGGGAACATGTATCACAGCAGACAACCACTCCTCTGTGTTGTCCTTCcactgtttcttcctcttcatcatcatgttgcctcctctgtgtctcctcctccacctcctcctctgagacGCTGAATCCTCCTCCACAGCGACAACAGTACGAATACACACCTTCATCTGAAACAACATAATCACATTTTAGATAGAAAAGTGTTGATTTATCTACCTTCATCAGACAGTGATCATAAACATATACGGCCCATTATGATCCAGACATTGCTCAAAAATCGTAAGAGATTTCTCTATATTCATTTGCTATTTAAAGCAATTAgaatacaaacatttgtatgtgtatatatatccATCTCCTCTATATATAGTGGGGATCCAAAAgactgagaccactttcccattcacttgaaaaAATGAGATATCACATTGACGTAAGTATTCAGAAGTATTCAGATACTTTGCTATGACTCTTGAAGTTAAGCTCAGGTTCCTCCGTTTCTCCTGATCATCtctgtttctacaccttgactggagtccacctggtaaactcagctgattggacatgatgtgaaagacacacacctgtctatatcaggtctcacagttgacaatgcagatcagagcagaaaccatgaggaggaaggaactgctgcagagctcagagacaggactgtgtcgaggctcaaaaacatttctgctgcactgaaggttcctgagaagaacagtggtctccatcattctcacatgaagaagtctggaacaaccaggactcttctagagctggacctggactaacTGAGACATCAGGGAGAAGAGATGGtcactctgagctccagagaaaccTCCAGAAGGACGGCCATCAGCTCTCCACTGATGAAGTCCAGACGAAGCTTCtcctcagtgacagtttgtaaaGAAGCAGCTAAAGGActgtgagactgagagaaaccagattctctggtctgatgagacgACGCCTGAACTGtttggtctcaggtctcagagtcatgtctggaggaaaccagacaCCGCTCATCACCTGAACACCATCCCaatggtgaagcatggtggaggcAGCATCAGGCTGTGGGGGACAGGGAGACTCAGGACCTCAGACCAGGCtgaaggttcaccttccaacaggacaatgaccctcaGCACACAGCTGAGACAACACAAGAGTGGCTTAGAGACAACTCTGTCAATATCCTGACCGGAACCCAATCCAACATCTGCAGAGACCTGAGAACATCTGTCCACTGAAGTCCTcaacaacctgacagagctgagaggatctgcagggAAGAACAGTGTGAAAAGCTTGTTGGATCAGACCCAAGAAGACATCAACTGAGTCCtgagtaaagtgtctgaatacttctgtcaatatgatatttcagtttttccttcttaataaaaacagcatttctaaacttctgttttcacttgtcATCATGATGTACTGCATGTAGACTGATGAGGGagaaatgaatgtaaacaatgttAGCATGAGACTGCAACATAAACTGTGAAGTGAAGGCTtctgaaaactttctgaatgCTCTATATCAGGCGTCACCAAATGGCGGACCGCGGTCCAGGCACGGACCTAGTGACGGTTCTGCCCGGACCCgtgaaaattatattataattatgataTTAGGcctaataaaaagataaatcatcACGACAGAAACGTCATCAATAGCCAAGCCAATCAAATCGATTGTTTACCTTTCAGCaccagagaacagagagagagagagagagagagagagagagagagtagatgAGTGAAAATGGCTTGctcaaaaatgagaaaagtagACAGTGAAAACCGAACTTTTAAAGATGAATGGACGGACCAATACATGTTCGTCCTGCCTGCAGCCACTTCTAAACCTGTGTGTCTCACATGCTGTGAAACTGTGGCGTTAATAAAAAGTAGCAACGTTAAGCGTCACTATGAGACCAAACACGGATCGTTTGATGAAACATACCCGCAGAAGTCCGCAGTGAGGGCAAGTAAGATTATGGAACTGAAAGCACAGTATGACCGGTCTACCCGTGTCCtcacacatgcatttacagTGTTCACTTAAGATTGCGTGGATTTTGGCGCAACACAAGAAACATTGAGCGATGGGACAGTGGTGAAGGAGTGCTTAAATGCGGCTGCAGAGATTTTACTTGACGGTAAACAAAAAACGACATGTGTGAAAAAATCAAGCCAATGCCATTGTCAGCTTCAACGACAACCAGAAAATCCGAACTATTAGCAGAGGATGTACTGGCACAGCTTGATGCAGCTGTTCAAAACGCAGTATGCATATCCTTAGCTATTGATGAGTCCACAGATGTAACAGATAATGCCCAGCTTTTGGTGTATGTGAGATTTcttcacaaagagaagaaagagatgtgTGAGGACCTGTTGGGTTTAATGCCActtgagacacacacaagagGAGAGGATATATATGAGGGGATAAAGGAGATGCtcacaaaaagaaagattaaTTTGAAGCAAGTAGTCTCAGTCACCACGGATGGTGCACCTGCCATGGTTGGTAGAGAGAAGGGGGCTGTGGCACGGATGAAACAAGACAACCCTGATCTCATAGCCTGCCACTGTATCATCCATCAGACTGTTCTCCGTGCCATTCTGTCTGAAGAGTTTGCTGAAGTAATGAATACCCACAACAACGTGAGATGGCTAAGCAAAGGGAATGCACTGGGACGCTTCTGGTCCATCCGAAAGGAAATAGCTGCTTTCTTACAGCAGCTCAAGAGACAAAAAGCAACACAGTTTGCAAACTTTTTGCAAGATAACAACAAGATGGATGTGGTGGCTTTTTTGGTGGACATCACAGGACACCTTAATAAACTcaatttaaagctgcagggTCAGAAAAATTCTGTCTGTGATTTGATGAAAACTGTCCGCTCCTTCCAGATGAAGCTGGACATTTTCAAAGAAGATCTCCAAGGAGAGTGTGAGCACTTCCCACAAATGCGGGAACAAGTTCAGGGTAAGAGAGACATTTCCCCTTATGTCAGCTTCATAGACAAGCTGATTGGAAACTTCTGTCATCGATTTGACAGCTTCAGCCTTGGacaccagctcctcctgctaATCGAGAATCCATTCCTTATCAGAGAAATCAGAGGATTTTCCAAAGGAGGTGACACAGACCTTCAAGTGGGATCTTGATCTTTACAGTTAGAGCTCACTGATCTGCAAGCAGATGTTGCTCTGAGAGAGCATTTTGAAACAACTGACTCTGCTACTTTCTGGTTACAGATTGTGCCTGAAACCATTTTCCCTGATCTAACCAAAGTAGCACTACACACCTTAAACATGTTTGGATCAACTTACAGCTGTAAGACAGCTTTCTCTACAATgaacattattaaaacaaagtaCCGTTCCTGGCTTACCAATGAGCATCTCCAAATGAGCATGAGAATGGCACTAACTCCATTTAAGCCAAGATTCAAACTGCTGGCAGGAAAGTTACATGCCCATTTCTCTCACTAGGAAAGGAAGTTggaaagggaggaaggagaggagagaggagaaagggagcTGCTCAAAGCTctgcacttttcttttattcagtAAATTCTGCCCTGTTCTATTTTACTTGAAATGTAGGTATTAAGATtcctgtgttattttattttaaatgtagttaatacatgtttaaaaaaggGGGTGAGCAGCTCAAAGgtcttttgtttacattttttcttaaagatgcacttttattttattcaaaagattctgaatgtttttacatCACCCTAAGTTCAGGCTGCTCAAAGCTGTGtttgcactttttatttattttattcagaagAAATTCAGTCACTTGAAATGTAGTAAAGACAACTACAGTAATGTTTTCCATTCAAGTGCCATACAAGTTCAAACTTATCGGTGTGTTTAAAGTATACTGAAAACACTTGGAATTTGACAATAAATGATATAGAAAAGTAcgtatgttgtttttcattttcatcagggTGCACTATTTCGAGTGACAATATAAGATTCGGATCTTTGCTGGAGGACATTTTTGTAACTGgacctctttgaattttaattgcTCTATATGTATCTACAGTACATTGTATTCCTtccattttatttaacaaagtTTATTGTAGGTGTCTTACCAAGTTTATAATACTTTTggatttttcattgttttttatttttaattttagttttaattaattcacttatttagtttagtttttattttttgaaaacactcagtcttagtttagtttttattagtttcagttttttttataatacgAGGTGTTTGTCAAAGCCAGATTcaaaaggtcagaaaaagtattgtataataaaaactcaacaaaacatcaaacccttttaaaaatgaaaggacTGATGAACAACCATCCACTTTAAAAGGTCTGTGTTAGTCAGTTTGTTTGTATCATTAACCAGAAAAATAACTGGAgaacaaccacagcaacaacagaacaTAAAATCTACATCcaggcacaaacaaacatgtaaacagtgtaaatgtgtgtagttgtgtttcCGAGGTGAGATGCATGTCGAGAAGAAAACTTGAAACAACTCAAAAACCCAACAAACTCttgatgtttgtttaatttacatGAACCAACTCAAAATGAACTCACCAGTGAACTGGACTGTCCAGCACCAGTTACAGCTCATCACTGcagttaattaacaataaaatactttattaaTACGGTGAACGTTTTGGACACTTTAAGTGCATGTGTACTGGTCGTACACTGGGAGCCAATCATCTGGTAAGATACTGCTCTGTCTGACACAGCTAAAGAAATGAATGTTAGATTTCATACCCCCCTAAAATACTACAGGCTTATGTACGcaataaagagaaaaactgacaACATTTGCTCTATAATTTTAGTTAGTTTTGTAAACATGCAATACAGTTTGagttaattatctttttttataaaaccttgtttttgttaatacaagtcaattttatttcagttttcacacctagttttcattattttgttattattttgttattagtTATTGTCTATCTCTCCTTTCAGGATTTCCACCAGTGTATTCCAAAGCTGGCTTCCTGCAGGGACCTGTGTTGACCCTGCCCAGACCTGAGTCCGTCCTGGTTTGAAACCTAGATATAAAGACGTCAACCCCTAGCCTTGAGTCGTCAAAGCCCACCCTGCCTGTCACTGAGAGCGTATTGGGTGCATGCATGTTCTGGGACTGGGCTCACTTCACCGAACCGAGCACCCCCAGCTCTGCATATCCTGGCAGCTATACTGTCAGAAACCCTGCCTATATTACCTGAATAATGCACTGACAACTTGAAGTAGACAAATTTAGTGGAGATGTAGTGTGAGTACAGACGATGCAGCTGAACAAACTGATGAGTTAAGTGTGAAACTACCTTGTTACAATGTAGAAGGAAGTGTTAATTTTACACTCagaattcagctgctggatATCCTGTGGTTAAGGCAAAGATACGTAACTCTGTATGCAAGATAACAAATGTATCATTTATCATCTTCATCAACTActgctattttgtttttatgtgtcttaGTGTAAATGGTGTGTCATTACCCTTGTCCCAGGTCATGTCCTCCAGATAGACTGTAGAATCTACTGGCCAATCCTGTTTCAGCTCCTGTGCTGGAGAAGCATTAATGCATCATTATTATGGTGGAAGGAAGACCAGCAAAATTATGTAATATTCACAATGAACACTATGAGGTCTTTACACTATATGTGTGTATTGAGTCTGGACGAGGCAGAATACATGGCTACAGTGGAAGCACCTCACTGTGACCGTTTGTGACTGAGTCTGTTTGATACTAGACTGCATACGTCCAACACAATCCCTAACCTGAACGATCACATAGCTTCTTTTCCCTACTCACCCACAATATCACCCCCACGAGAACAGTCCTACCAGACCTTTGTTCTCATGCTTACGTCATGTGCACTGGacttttgttgtcatggttacagtaatgaACAGGGGGTTAAGCGTGTGGAATGGTCATGGTTTGCTTAGgtgtaggcataaaaacaaattagcTCTGTTTAGGAAACGGACACACTGTCAAAAAGACACACTGTCAAACGGACGAACCGTTAAAAGGACGAACTGTCTAAAAGACACATTGACTAAAAGAAACACTAAGAAAaagacacactgtcacactgatttatttttgtgtgtaattcTGTTCATTTAATGGTTTAGTTTGCAATCCATTTAGTTCATTTATGAGTTGAGCGCTATTTGAGTTCCGCCACCAGGTGATGCTGTTGAGGCAACAAGAGACAATTTGTTTAATCCGCCCATTCAGTTTCAcaactgtatttgtatttgtgtgaaagGCTTTAAGGTATAATTAAAAAGTTTGGGACgacatttttctttcaagtgGAGGAGGGTGTGAGGGGTCAGTTATTTCAagactgtttatgtttattatcGTTGGTATTTCATATTGTGAATTAAGAGACCCCCCTGATTTATTTTAGTGTGTAATTCTGTTCATTTAATGCTTTAGTTTGCAATGCATTTAGTTCATTTATGAGTTGAGCGCTATTTGAGTTCCGCCACCAGGTGATGCTGTTGAGGCTACAAGAGACAATTTGTTTAATGCgctaagagaagaagaaaacgcAGTTCAGAGTTGTTGTCGTTGTAAACAGCATGACAGCTTACATGCTAGTTGCTTTAGCAGCTAAGGACACACAGGTGGACTGTAAAGTTATTGTTTCCTATTTtatattgtgtaaaataaataaaagacactgTGAGAGAAAAGTCCGGCTTGTGAAGTCATCCTGAGCTgcaacattacaaaaaaaaaaaaactacaagctATGCGGACTTGCAGCCACTTGTTGCCAGCGCGTCATTTGGCAAGACATACTGTCAAAAAGACACACTGTCAAAAAGACACACTGTCAAAAAGACACACTGTCAAAAAGACACACTGTCAAAAAGACACACTGTCAAAAGGACAAACTGTCTAATAGACACACTATCAAAAAGACATACTGTCATACAGAAACACTAtcgaacagaaacagaaatatacaCTGTCAAAAAGACACgttcaaacacagtttaaaaagaCACATTGTCAGAAAGACACACTGTCAAAAGGACAAACTGTCTAAAAGACACATTGTCAGAAAGACACTGTCAAACAGACACTGTCAATAGACACAATGTCAGAAAGACATAAACAGTTTCAAAAAGACACACTGTTAAACAATGTCAAAAAGACACATTGTCTAAAAGAAATActgtcaaacagaaacacttgaaaagacactgtcaaaaaaaacactcaaaaagAATACAGTGGACAGAATCTCAGTCAACAGATGGAAAGTGAAATCAATGGACTGATGGATAGAgtgatgatggagggatggatagACAGGTGAACGGATGgatgttcacacacattttttacacttcactCTTGAGGAAACAGTCATTATCAAGTAGTACAGTTTGACAGTGATAATGACTTTGAACCATGAATAATTAGTGCTAAACTTTGCTTGGCTTTTAATTAGTGTGAGGAATAATTGCTGCTAAACTAGTGATAATTTAAAATAGGATAAATAGTGAGGGAGAGGCAGGAGCTTTCAAGGAAGCATTTACGCACATATACCGACAGAAAAAC from Seriola aureovittata isolate HTS-2021-v1 ecotype China chromosome 10, ASM2101889v1, whole genome shotgun sequence encodes:
- the dnajc24 gene encoding dnaJ homolog subfamily C member 24 isoform X1, with the translated sequence MCEAEKKDLYAVLGASPSDSVQQLRHRYQQLALQYHPDRLRGECPTEAESGLEKFLEVDAVWRILSDQNSRRQYDLQRRAQELKQDWPVDSTVYLEDMTWDKDEGVYSYCCRCGGGFSVSEEEVEEETQRRQHDDEEEETVEGQHRGVVVCCDTCSLSVYVTWSRHQQTPTLKCL